ACCGTATCGAAACCCGACAGGAAGGCCAGGCCGCAGCTCAGCGTATGGGTACCGTTGAGCAGCCGGAGTTTCAGTTCTTTAAAAACTTCTATGCTGGGGGCGATGACCACGCCCGGATCCGCCTTTGCAAACGAAAGGACCGGTCCCAGGATGTCTTCGTCTCCCTCGATGGCCCAAAGCCGGTAAGACTCACAGACCAGGAGCAGGTCGTCCTCATACCCCAGGTATTTCTGTATCTGGTCGAGCATGATGGCGTCCGGCCGCCCCGGTACGATCCGGTCCACCAGGGAACTGCAAAAGCTGTTGTACCTGTCCAGCCACTCCAGGAAAGCCTCCGGCAGTTTATTGAAACGCGCCAGGTCGATGACGATCCGTTTCAGTTTTTTGCCATTGTCGCTGATGAGCTCGGTCGGGATGATGACCAGGCCTCCATCGGCGCTCCCTTTGCAGGATTCATAGCGCGTATACAGAAAGGCCAATAATTTTCCGGGAAAAGAAGCAGGCGGCTCCGCATGGATGTCCTCTTCTACCGCTTGTATGCCGACTTCCGTGGTGTTCGATATGATGATGCGGATGCCGTTTTTCCGGGCCAGTTCCAGGACATCGTCCCAGGCGTCCGCCGCCGAAAGGACCCGGCTGATGGCCGAGCTGATCCGGTTCTCGAAGACCTTATGGCCGTGTTCGATTCCCCGGATGCAAAGCGTATACAGGCTGTTCTGGCGGTCAAAGGCCCCCGCGTCCCCGCCGCTTGTCGACTTGACGACGACGATGCGGCCGTGGAACAACCCCTGCCGGTTGGCTTTGTCGATAAAGTAGTCCGGCAATCCCCTCAACAGGACGCCGGTCCCGAATTGCAGGACGGTCTCCGGGAGGGACAGGTTTTCCGCTTTGGGTTTGACCACGCCTTCGTCCGGTATCTGCGCTAGCTCGTTGATAGAAAGTTTCATGTCGTGCTATTAAAGTTCAATCATTGCTTTGATAACCCCCGAAGCCGGATCCAGCCAGCCGGGGAATTCGGCGCCCACTTTGTCAAAGGGCGCGCGGTGGGTGATAAAGGTAACGGGGTCCACCTCGCCGCTGCGCAGCGCCCGCATCACCTGCCGGAAGTCTTCCCGGGTAGCGTTACGGCTGCTCATCAGCGTGCTCTCCCTTTTGTGAAACTCCGGGTGGGAGAAGCAAAAGGCCTCTTTTTGCAGACCGATCAGCACGTACCGGCCGCCGTGGGCCAGGTAGTCCAGGCCGCCGTTGATCGCCTTCAGGTTGCCGGTGGCGTCGATCACGACGGTGGCCATGTCGCCGCTGGTGATGTCGCGGACGGCCTCCAGGGCCGTCGGCGCGGCGGAGCCGTCTTGGGCCGCCCCGCCCGGCCCTGTCGCGCCGCTGGAGGCGGTTGGCGTCGGGCCCGCGGCAGTGGCCCCTGCGCCACCTGCCAGCACCGTGTGCTCCACCCCCAGTTGCTCGCGGCAAAAGCGCAACCGCGCCTCGTTGACGTCAAGCGCGATCACGCGCGCGCCCGCAATGCGGGCAAACGCCATCGTGCCGAGACCGATCGGGCCCGCGCCGATCACCAGGACGAACTCCCCCGGGGTGATGCCCGCGCGGCGGACGCCATGGGCGCCGATGGCCAGGGGTTCGACCAGGGCCAGGGCGTCGTGGGAAAGGCCTTCGCCAGGGACAAGGGCGTCGTTCGGAACGGAAAGATACTCTACCATCCCGCCGTCGATGTGGACGCCGCAGACCTTGATCGAGGTACAGCAGTTGGGGAGGCCCCGGCGGCAGGCGATGCAGTGGCCGCAGGCGTAATATGGGATGAGGGTGCAGGCGTCGCCGCGCTCGGGGCCGTCGACGGGGTCCCCCGCCAGCTCGTGTCCCAGGATACGCGGGTAACTGAAATAAGGTTGTGTCCCCTGGAACGCGTGCAGGTCGGTCCCGCACACGCCGATGCGGCGGATGCGCAAGGTCGTCCGGCCGTCCTGCGGTTCGGGGGCAGGTATATCCAGGAGAGAAAAAGATCCGGGTGTTGTACAAGACCAGGCGCGCATACAATCAGGTTAAGCGTTGGCCAGGGCCCTGTCCAGGTGAACGTATCCTCCATCCACATGGACGAGTTGCCCGGTCGTATGGCTGGAGCGTTCCGACAAAAGAAAGGCCGTCATGTTGGCGATCTCTTCTTTGGTTGTCATCCGGTTGCCCAGCGGGATTTTGGCGGTGATCTCCTCCAGCTTGCCCTGTGGATCCGGAAGGGAGCTGACCCATTTTTCATAAAGGGGCGTCCAGCACTCGGCCACGACGATGCCGTTGACGCGGATGCCGTATTTCAGGAGTTCCACGGCCCATTCACGGACAAGGGCGTTCCGGCCGCCGTTAGCCGCCGCGTAAGCGGAGGTATGACCCTGCCCCGTCTCCGCGGTCTTGGAGGTGATATTGACAACCGCCCCCTTGGACTTGATCAGGGCCGGAAGGGCGTGGTGGACGATAAGGTAATAGTGGACGAGGTTTTTGTGGAGGGAAGCCATAAACGCTTCGTAGTTCCCGTTCTCCAGCCCAACGCCATCGTTTTGACCGGCGTTATTAACGACGCCGTCGATCCGGCCATGGGCGTCCAGGGTCGCCTGTACCGCCCGGGCGCACGCCAGGGGTTCATTGAGCTCGGCGGTGATGGCGGTCACCCGCCCACCCGCGGCCTTGATCGAAGCTGCCGTGGCTTCGTTGTCCGCGGCATTCCTACCTATGATTACGGGATGGGCGCCTTCCGCCGCCAACACCCTGGAGATCCCCTCCCCGATACCTTTGGCCCCGCCTGTAACGATGATGACCTTGTCCTGTAGTTGTAAATCCATAACAATCCTATTAAGTAAGTTTATAAAATTCAGAAGCGGTGCCCCCGAACAGGGCGGCCTTTTCGCTCAGCGAAAAAGCGGCAAAGTAGTCCTGGATGACGCGGACGGTTTCCTCGAAGGAAGCCGCCAGGAGGCAGACGGGCCAGTCGGTTCCAAACATCAGGCGCCGCGGGCCGAAGGCCTCGACGACCACGTCCAGGAAGGGATGGATATCCTCGGGTTTCCAGTGGGCCCAGTCGGCTTCGGTGACCAGGCCGGATACTTTGCAGCAGACGTTTTCGCAGCTCGCCAGGGAGCGGATCGTTTTTTTCCAGATAGGCAGGTCGCCGGGGCCGCCCCCCGGCGGGACGCTGAGGCCACCCATGGCCGGCTCGCGGGAGCCCGCGGCTGACTGGTCGCCGGTCCCGCGGGCGGCGCCGTGGCGCGTCGCCCTTCGGGCCGCATACCCCTTGATGTCGGGTTTTGCCATGTGGTCCAGTACCATCGGCTGGTCCGGGAACCGCCGTGCAAACTCGGTGGCATATTCAATCTGATCCGCATAGATCAGGATGTCATAAGTAAACCCATAACGGTTGAGCAACCCGACGCCGCGTAGGAAGTCCGGCCTGAGCATAAAATCCCGCTGGGCCTCCCCCTGGAGAATATGCCGGAACCCTTTCAGGAGCGGGAAGCTCCGGTAGTGCGCGAGTTGTTCTTCTATATCCGAAGCCTGGAGGTTGACCCAGCCCACTACGCCCTTGATAAAAGGGCTTGCAGCCGCCAGGCCCAGGAGAAAGGCCGTTTCCGCCGGCGACTGATCCGCCTGCACCGCCACGCAACCGTCAAAGGCCTGTGCCTCCAGGAGGGGTTGCAGATCCGATGGGAAAAAATCCCGGCGGATGTCCCCGATCATCCAACTGTCGCGGACGGGATCGTATTTCCAAAAGTGCTGGTGGGCGTCGATGCGGAGCATAACCTTTATAGTTGAAAGATGTTATCCATGAGGATCCACTTTTCGCCGGGCGCGGCCCAGGGCAACGGCTGCTGGAACGTCCACATGAGGTCCTCCCAGTGTTGCACCGCGGGGTTGTTTTTGTCCGCGGCGGCTTTGGCGTCCATGCTAAAGTTGTCGGCGGTTTCCATGATCATAAAAAGCCGGTTGCCGGTACGGTAGATCTGCATGTCCAGGATGCCCGCCGACCGGATGCTTTCCAGGATCTCCGGCCAAACCTCCTCGTGCAGGTGTTCGTATTCCCGGATCAGCTCGGGATTGTCTTTCAGGTCGACGGCGAGGCAGTATCGTTTCATGCGAGTGTCGTATTAAAAACAGGTTTTTTTGCGTTGAGGGCCGACCCCTTGTAGGCATACCACGCGATAAATACGTACGCCACTAAAGGTACGATCTCCGCGAGTGCCATGCTGTGTGCATGCACGGCAATTAACCCCATGAGGGGCGGGAAGGCCGCGCCCCCGATGATGGCCATGACGAGGATGCCCCCGGCGACCTTGGTGTTGGGACCGAGGTCACGGATGCCCAAAGCGAAGATGGTGGGGTACATCAGGGACATAAAGAAGCTGGTCAGGAGTAACGCCCACATGCCTACCGGACCGGGATGCAGAATCGCCACGGCGACCAACCCTACATTGATCAGCGCATATAGACCCATCAACCGGTTGGGAGAGAGGTACCTCATAAACCAGGTGGCGGAAAAACGGCCCAGCAGGAAGGCGACCAGGGTGCCGGTGAGGAAATACCCTGCGGTTTTTTCCGGTTCACCGGTATAGTCTTGTACATATTGGATAAAAAAGCTCCAGGTACAGACCTGGGCACCCACATAAAAGAATTGGGCGAGCACGCCCCCGATGAAGTGGGGCTTTTTACCAAGCTCCCGCCAGTTGCCTTTGGGGCCAGCCTCGGTGACGAGCTCATCCCTGACTTTTGGGAACTTGGTGGCGATCATACAGATAGCCCACACCAGTCCGAAAGCCGCCAGGACAAGGTAAGGCGTCACCACACGCATCGTTTCTTTGTGCAGGTAGGCGTCATAGGTACCGGCTGCTTTTAGGGCCGCCACGTGGGCCGGGTCGTTTTCGATCCCGGAAAGGATAAAGACTGTGCCGATCAGGACGCCCAGGATAGCCCCGAACGGGTTAAACGCCTGTGCGAGGTTGATGCGGCGCTCGGCGCTTTCTTCAGGGCCCAGCTCGACGACAAAGCTGTTGGCGCCCGTTTCGAGAAAGGACAGACCGGAGGCGATCACAAAAAGCGCCACCAGGAAAAGCCCGTATTTGCCCACCACGGCAGCCGGCCAGAACAGGAAACAGCCGATGCTAAAGAGGAAAAGCCCGATGACCAGCCCCGCTTTGTAGGAATATTTTTTCATGATCAGACCGGCGGGCACGGCCAGGACGAAATACCCCATATAAAAGGCCGACTGTACGAGCACCGCCTGAAAGCGCGTGAGCTCGAACGACTTCATAAACTGTTTGATGAGGATATCGTTCAGGTTGTTGGGGATGCCCCAGATCAGGAAGAGCATGGTGACGAGGGAAAAGGCAAGGACATTGCCGGAAGGGATCATGGGCTGCTTGGACATGGCAAGTGTTTCGTTTCACCAAAGAAATGCTTTTTATGCGTGCGCCAGCCCCCCCAGATTATCCGACGCTTAAAGAATTTTAACATCACTATCGGATTTATCCCGATTTTTGTGAATAGATGCGTGCAGAACTCCTCAAGGTGCCCCGGCGGCCGGACGATTCCTTTAGCGTCCGGCAACACTTTTCCAACCAGGTCAACAACCGCTGGCACTATCATGTCGAGTTGGAGCTCATCCACATCCACCGGGGAAGCGGGACCCAGTTCGTGGGGGACAACATCAAACGCTTTGACGCCGGGGACATCGTCCTGGTGGGCTCCAACCTGCCCCATTTCTGGCGGTACGACCATCCCGAAACCGACGCCGAAGCACCTTATTCAACCGTCATCCACTTTCGCGATGACCTCTGGGGTGTTCCCTTTCTGCACCTGCCCGAGCTGCGGCCCGTCAAAGCCCTCCTGACCACGGCCGGACGCGGTATCCTGATCCAAGGCAAGCGAGAGCAGCAACGCCTGGGCGCCCTCATCGGCGAGGTCCGCGCGGCCGAAGGCCTGGACAGGCTGTTGCGCCTCCTTAAGGTCTTAGGTGAGCTCGCCGCCGCCCCCCGTCCGCAACTCCTCAGCTCCATCGGCTTCCAACCCGTCTTCACCGAAGGCGAAAGCGAGCGGATCAACGCGATTTATGATTTTACGCTCCAACATTTCCCCGACAATATTTACCTCGAAGACGTCAGCCGCGTGGCCCAGCTCGTTCCGAATTCCTTTTGCCGCTATTTCAAAGCAAAAACGGGGAAAACCTACTCCCAGTTCGTGACCGAGATCCGCGTCGGCCACGCCTGCAAGCTCCTGATCGAAGGCAAAGACAGCATCAAACAGGTGTGCTACGCCAGCGGGTTTAATAATTTCACCTCCTTTAATGCCGCCTTCAAACGGATCACCGGGCAGGTGCCCCAGGCGTATCAAAGAGCGTTTGTGGAACGCTGAAACGATCCACCGGCAGGCTTTCCGGGTGATACTCCTGCAGAAAGGCAATGATTTTTTCCCTCACTTTACACCGCAACTCAAAGGCGTCGCCCGAATTCCGCGCACTGAGCAACACCCGCACTTCCATGACCCGTTCGCGGAGATCGGTCACGTGCACGACATTGACGCGTTTGTCCCAGCGCGGCTCGTTCTCCAGGATCTGGTTCACCTCCCGCCGGATCGCGTCTACCGGTGTCCTATAGTCGAGGTAAAACATCACCGAGGCCAACAGATCGGCCGTGGTACGGGTCCAGTTTTGAAATGGTTTTTCCACAAAATAAGTGATGGGCAGGATGAGCCTCCGCTGGTCCCAGATGTTCAACACCACATACGTCAGCGTGATCTCCTCCACCCTTCCCCATTCGCCCTCGACGACCAGGACATCATCGATCCGTAACGGTTGTGTAAAGGCAATTTGAAAACCCGCCAGCAGCGCGCCCAGCGATCGTTGGGCGGCAAACCCGATGATGATCCCCCCCACCCCGACACCCGTGAGCAGGCTCGCGCCCATCTTGCGCAGTGAGTCGAAGCTCAACAGGATGACACAGGCGGCGACGAGGATGATCAGGACCACCAGGATCTTACGGATAAATTGCAGTTGCGTGCGCACCTTCCGCTCCTTCAGGTTGATCGGTTTGGAAATGTCGTACCGGTGGTACATATAGTCCTCCCCCACCTTGACCATGGCGATGAGGAAAAAAGCCACGCTGATGTCGAAGCAAATCTCCACCGTTTTGTCGATCGGGTCCTTGTAGGGGGTGCCCAGGCGCAGGAAAGGGACTAAGAGGTTGAATAAAAGGAGCGGGATAAAAATGTTGATCGGTTCACCCAGGCGCGTAAGCAGGCTTCTCCAAAGACTGAATTGACCCGCCTGTTGCTCTTTGTACCGCCGGCTGATGCGCGCCAGCACGAATTTGACCAGCAAACCGGCCGCGATCGCCGCGGCAAAAAGGAGCAGGTCGAAAACCAGGTCGGGAAGGTGGAAGGTTAGCATGCGGGAAGTGCTCCCAAAAATATGCCAGAGCTAGTCGCGCTCGCGTTTGGCGAACAGCCAGCCGACGGTGAATCCCGCCATGAGCTCCGGCATGACCCCGTTACCCCTGCTGTCTTCCAGCGGAACGATATACCCTCCACCGTAGGTATAATGATACAGCGAGTCCTGGATGTCCTGGGAGATGCCAACGACCGCCTTGCGGAATTTCACACCCACACCCGAATAGAGACTAAGGGTAAAATACCGCCAAAAGCTTTTGTCCCAGCAAAACAACAAGCTGACCGTACTGACATCCTTCTCTACCGGGTAATGCACCGGGCGGCTGTAGTCCTCCGTCTCGTCATGGATGGACGAATCATATTTGGGATAGTAGTCCTCCTCCGTACGCGTATGCCAGTTGTGCATCAGGTCAAGTGCGATGGAGTAACGATCCGGTCCGTTGCCTCTAAAGGACCGTTTGAGCCCGACCCTCGCCATATAACCCTGGTCAAAATACAGCCCTCCGCCGCTATAAATGGACCAGCGCCTGTTCCATGCCCATTCGACACCTGCTCGGAGACTGCCCCCGTTAGGGTCCAGGGTGGCCAAAGGTTCTATGTACACGGAAATGTAGCGATCCGGCAGTCGTGGCCAAAAGCCGTTGAAGAGGCTGTCAAACGTGTCCATCGTTCGATGAAAAACAGATTGCCCCTGCGCAAAAGAAGCGCAACAAAGAAGGGCGATGGCAGTCAGAAGGCGAGGCATACGGTTAACCTAAGATACAACTTTCTGGTGCGCCCACAAGTCCTGAAAGGCCTCGCTTTGCGACAGCAGTTGTGTAAACGTCCCCTCCCCGGCCACGCGGCCCGCTTTTAGGATGTAGATGTAGTCGAAACGATGTAGTAGGTGCAGCCGGTGCATGGACGACACGATAGCTTTGTCTGCAAAGGCCTCGAAAAGACGCTCGTAGATCAATGCCTCGGTCTTCGGGTCGACGCTGCTGGTCGGTTCGTCCAGCAGCACTACGTCGCTTTCGCGGGCAGCCAGGACGCCGCGCGCAAGGGCCAGGCGTTGCTTTTGCCCACCAGATAAGTTGACGCCCTTTTCGCGGATGTCCGACTGGAGGCCGCCGGGGAGCTGGTGGACGACCTCCGCAAAGTGTGCAACGGAGCACACGTGTAAAATGTCCTCCTCCGAAAACGGCAACCCCAGCGTAATGTTGTACGCAATGGTGTTCTCGAAGATCTCCGGCTCCTGCGGGAAAAGTGTTACCGATTCGTTGAGCGAGTCAAGGTCATACGACGCGTTGTCCACTGTGAATACATATCCGTGTTGTGGGAGGTATAGCCCCCTCAGCAACGCGAGCAATGTGCTTTTCCCACTCCCGCTCTCCCCAATAAGGGCAATTTTTTCGCCCCGTTTGATCCGGATGTGCAGGTCGCGGAGGCTTTGAGCCGTGCTATGTGCAAAATTCAATCCGTGTAGTTCCAGGGTTTGCCAGCGTTCCGGCAATTTTTGTGGCGCGTCCGCCCTGTGCGCTTCCTGATAAGCCTTCGGGATCATCGACGCGTTCTCCACATTGGTATGGTACTGCACCAGGTCCGTATACAACCAGGCCACGTTTTGAAAAACGCTCGTAAACGTATTGACATACCCCAGCAACGTCACCAGCCCCGCGATCAGGAATACCTGACCCGGCACCCAATGCTGGTATACATACCCCGCGCCCACCACGCAATAGATCAGGGTGATCATCATATCCGTGACAAACCACTTCCATTCATTGATCACCGCGCTCCGGCGGAAGGGCCGGAAGATCTGACGCACCTTGGCCAATAGTCCTTTTTCCATGCTTTGTTCCAGGCGCAGGGTAATCACCGTCATGATGTTCGACAGGCTGTCAAAAAGCGTCGAGCTCACCACGTGCTCCTTTTCGTTCACCTCGTCCAGGGCCTTTACAAAAGGCTTGTCAAAACGCATGATGGCCACGACCGTGAGTACCCCCAACCCCACCGCGATCGAGCCAAAAAGCGGCGAAAAGATCACGATGGCACTCACCGAAAAAAGAAACCGGCAAATCGAATCGATAAACATAAACCCCCGGTCATAAAACTCCCTGAGCGCCTCGTACGCCTTTCGCACCCGGTTGATCGTCGCCCCGCTATGATGGTCCTGGTGCCACTTTGCCGGCAGGTGCATCACCTGGTGGTAGCGCTCCTGTAGAAAGTTCCGGCTCAACCGGAAGGCCAGGCTTCGCTCCATTACCCGCGCCGGGCCGTGCAAACACCACTGGAAAAACTTCAGGGACGTGTATGCCGTGACATACATCAGCGTGTATTTGAATACGTGCGCGCTATCGTTTTGCAACCGGCCCACGAACCAGCCGAATAACAGGGGGCTCAGGGCGATGATGGCATTCGCAACGACAAACATCGCGTATACCAGGACGAAGCGCTTTTTTTCCTTTCGGGCGTAGGTCCAGGCGGTGCGCAGGAGGGAGAGGTAGGGGTTGGGCATCCGGGGGTAAAACTACGGATTCTATTGCTGATCCCCTGAGACGCCTGGGTGAAAGGTGGCGCCGCCGGCATCGATAACGCAAGGTCCGTCGGAAATGATGCCATTGGTATGGAAGGACCACTTTGTGGCGTGGCTCGCTAAGTCTACGGCAACAAACGACCCGTCGCTGGTGCCATAATACAAAATGCCGTGCGCAATGGTAACCTCGGAAATGGATGGCAGCGTTCCGACGGGATTGGTAGACGTCCATAGGACGTTGCCGGTTTGCATATCGAATGCATAGACAGCACCGTCATTATTGCCGGCGTAAACAGCGCCATTATACGTGACAGGGCTGGAAAATTGTCCACTGGTTCCTCCTCCGTAAGGTCCGGATTTCCAAAGCACGGAACCCGATGCCGTGTCGAAGGCATACATGTAATTGTCGTAGCCGGCGATGAAGACTTTGCTTCCAGACACCGTCGGAGAAGTACCGCTTCCAAATGTACCGTCATAATAACGCCATTTGACCGCGCCGGTGTTGGCGTCCATCGCCACTATTTTGCAAAACTGATCGGCCGCATACACCGTACCACCCACCGCCGCTGGATTTGAATAGCCACTCCCATTATAATAGGTCCAGACCGGATTGCCCGTGGCGACATTTAAGGCGACCACAGAAGCATACCCTTCAAAGAGGGAGAAGTACACCAGCCCATTGGCTACCGTAGGGTTGGCATCGAGAACGTCGGCCTTGAGGTCTTGGGTTACGAATTGCCATTTAACCGCGCCGGTTTGCGCGTCCAGTGCCGTCATGGTCGCGTTGCCGTACATGAAAACCACCCCGTTGGTCACCGTCGGATAGGAATACACGGGTTCATAAAAATCGTATTTCCACAGCAATGATCCGTTGGCCGCATTGATCGCATAGAGGTAGCCGTCGGTACTGCCCACGAATACCGTCCCATTACTCACGGTGGGGCCATGGTCGATGGCTCCGCCCGTAGCGAATTTCCAGCGTTGAAGCCCCGTAGCGGCATCGATGGCATACACGTATCCGTCGTCGGAGCCCACAAACACGCTTAGATTGGTGGAGACAAACACCGTATAAGCCGCCATCGAGCCGTCCTCCGCCGTTACGAGGTACCGCTGGGACGATGTAAAATCAGCTTTGGTACCCGAAGATGGGGAGATGCTGACACCGGTATACGTGATGTACGGCGTCAAATTATCAAGCGGCAGGTCGCTGCTAAACGGAACGACAATGGTGTCCCCGCTGATGATCCCCTGGATGGTTGCGGTCAGCCCCGGGTTTTCCGTCGGCCGGAAAGCAAAAGAAGTGATCGCCTTGGCGTTAGACAGGAATCTCACCGTCACCACATAGGACTGAGTGCTGCCGTCCTGTGCCGTCACCACATAGGTCACCGGCGCCGAAAAATTCTCTGATTGCCCACTGGCAGGCGTGATCTTCGCTCCCTTATAGGTGATCGTCGGAACAAGTCCGTTCAGGTTGGTGCCCATGGGAACCGCCACCAGTACCGAGTCCGCACCGATGGTGCTGCCTATGTCCCTCGTCAGCCCCTGATTGGCGGCAGCGGTGAACGTAAAGCTGATGATGTATTTGTCGGAGGACGGATGGTTGTTGTTCTTGTTGCAGGATAACAACAGTAAGACGGCAGAGGCAAGGAGGATACGCATGGAGGGCGGTTTGCAGTGGCAATATACGAAAAATAACTCATGTTTTCCATGCCGTCGCCGCGTACATCCGGGCGCGCCCGAAGGCAGAGGGGCGGTCGCCCAGGAGGTTGAATTGGTCGTAACCCATGTCTTTGAAAAAACCTTTCAGTTGTTCTTTGCCGATCGGATATGGGACCCAGGGGTTGGACTTTTGTGTGTCGTATTCGACGATGATGAATCTGGGTGGTTGCAGCCTTCTTATCAACGTCCCTTTGTCCTTTACGTAGTGCATGGAATTGGCCATCAGGATGCCGTCCAGGGGTGGCAGGCCTAGCGGGTCCTTTTCGAAGTTTTTTTGTAGGAAAAGAATGCCCTTTGGCAGGTCCTGGCGGGTTTTGTCTATCGCGTAGATCGTGCTTTCGGGGTGAA
This sequence is a window from Dinghuibacter silviterrae. Protein-coding genes within it:
- a CDS encoding outer membrane protein assembly factor BamB family protein — protein: MRILLASAVLLLLSCNKNNNHPSSDKYIISFTFTAAANQGLTRDIGSTIGADSVLVAVPMGTNLNGLVPTITYKGAKITPASGQSENFSAPVTYVVTAQDGSTQSYVVTVRFLSNAKAITSFAFRPTENPGLTATIQGIISGDTIVVPFSSDLPLDNLTPYITYTGVSISPSSGTKADFTSSQRYLVTAEDGSMAAYTVFVSTNLSVFVGSDDGYVYAIDAATGLQRWKFATGGAIDHGPTVSNGTVFVGSTDGYLYAINAANGSLLWKYDFYEPVYSYPTVTNGVVFMYGNATMTALDAQTGAVKWQFVTQDLKADVLDANPTVANGLVYFSLFEGYASVVALNVATGNPVWTYYNGSGYSNPAAVGGTVYAADQFCKIVAMDANTGAVKWRYYDGTFGSGTSPTVSGSKVFIAGYDNYMYAFDTASGSVLWKSGPYGGGTSGQFSSPVTYNGAVYAGNNDGAVYAFDMQTGNVLWTSTNPVGTLPSISEVTIAHGILYYGTSDGSFVAVDLASHATKWSFHTNGIISDGPCVIDAGGATFHPGVSGDQQ
- a CDS encoding class I SAM-dependent methyltransferase, encoding MTLQNAITLLGPLDNTRPQKWADLGCGTGLFTRALATLLHPESTIYAIDKTRQDLPKGILFLQKNFEKDPLGLPPLDGILMANSMHYVKDKGTLIRRLQPPRFIIVEYDTQKSNPWVPYPIGKEQLKGFFKDMGYDQFNLLGDRPSAFGRARMYAATAWKT